From Candidatus Methylopumilus planktonicus, a single genomic window includes:
- a CDS encoding helix-turn-helix transcriptional regulator, with translation MKDIDRLVRMRELIKIVSMSRANIYLLMSKGKFPKNFKISEQTAVWRLSVIEDWIKQRENE, from the coding sequence ATGAAAGACATAGACAGACTTGTAAGAATGCGAGAACTCATCAAAATCGTATCAATGAGTAGAGCAAACATCTACTTATTAATGAGTAAAGGTAAGTTTCCTAAGAACTTCAAAATAAGTGAACAAACTGCAGTCTGGCGATTAAGTGTCATAGAAGACTGGATAAAACAAAGAGAAAATGAATAA
- a CDS encoding tyrosine-type recombinase/integrase: protein MIQLKTNRHRTVPLQDSITRIGKGYPDKLVIFKISASPFWWVRYYTQKRIIKKSTKTDNQKDAIKFAIKFYEDILLRERNLMPIGSSPSFERCSLELLSEQKQKIDRGELNRKLNANDETILKKHLNPFFKGMDIRTISYKHINVYLAECNKNHNLSPGSLKKHTNLLSKILKLAMRESLIDRMPMMPSIKLSDSPRGWFSIKEYDYLRKKLQELIDSRHTVKGQVITKEMSYLVTFMVNTFLRPSDLRNLKHRNIEIVENEQRYLRITTEQSKTENLPIVSMEFAIDIFKDIVKFHGEVKKDDYLFLPHIKNRDRAMKIMSSQFNEILKYADLKNSSSGEPRTLYSLRHTAIMLRLTKGDHIDLLTLARNARTSVDMIERFYAKPLSAEMNVDKLQSMRVKR, encoded by the coding sequence ATGATTCAACTCAAAACTAATCGTCATAGAACCGTCCCTCTCCAAGATTCCATTACTAGAATTGGTAAAGGTTATCCTGATAAATTAGTCATCTTCAAAATTAGTGCATCACCTTTTTGGTGGGTGCGTTATTACACTCAAAAACGCATCATTAAAAAATCAACTAAAACTGACAATCAAAAAGATGCCATTAAATTTGCAATCAAGTTTTATGAAGATATTCTTTTAAGAGAACGCAATTTAATGCCTATCGGTTCATCTCCAAGTTTTGAGAGATGTTCATTAGAGTTACTTTCAGAACAGAAACAGAAGATTGACAGAGGTGAACTTAATAGAAAACTTAATGCAAATGATGAAACGATACTGAAAAAACATTTAAATCCATTTTTTAAAGGTATGGATATAAGAACAATTTCATACAAACACATCAATGTGTATCTTGCAGAATGTAATAAAAATCACAATCTATCTCCCGGCAGTCTAAAGAAACATACAAATCTATTAAGTAAGATTCTTAAACTTGCGATGCGAGAGAGTCTTATAGACCGTATGCCTATGATGCCTTCTATTAAATTGAGTGATTCGCCGAGAGGTTGGTTCAGTATCAAAGAATATGACTATTTGAGAAAGAAACTGCAAGAGTTAATAGACAGTCGACATACAGTAAAAGGGCAGGTCATAACAAAAGAGATGTCTTATCTTGTCACTTTCATGGTGAATACTTTTTTAAGACCGAGTGACCTTAGAAATCTAAAACATAGAAATATAGAAATTGTAGAAAATGAACAAAGATACTTAAGAATTACGACAGAACAATCAAAGACTGAAAATCTTCCTATCGTCTCAATGGAGTTTGCAATAGACATCTTCAAAGACATTGTAAAGTTTCATGGAGAAGTTAAGAAAGATGATTATCTATTTTTACCTCATATCAAAAATAGAGACCGTGCGATGAAGATTATGAGTAGTCAGTTTAATGAAATATTGAAGTATGCAGATTTAAAGAACTCATCATCAGGCGAACCTAGAACTTTATACTCTCTTCGGCATACTGCAATTATGTTAAGACTCACAAAGGGGGATCATATAGACCTTCTTACACTTGCTCGTAATGCAAGAACTTCTGTCGATATGATTGAGAGATTTTATGCAAAACCCCTCTCTGCTGAGATGAATGTCGATAAATTACAATCTATGAGAGTTAAAAGATAG
- a CDS encoding M17 family metallopeptidase, with protein sequence MTIQIVQKRSEVTEKNIKGSHFLCVLSDATLKTFPFIKELDRKLKRTHKKMASLTKEPVTIEVQDGRLLSFVVLDKKNNTFQRHTLIRKALQPLIEENPETLVIGIFGDEHSKEINARAAIYVALMNSQKLPTRKKESIKKNIKSIELFGIEVKDKFKDEMAIVTGNTLTRELTMLPPNDLTPSIYRTKIKSLAKSHGWKIEEFDMAKLKKMGAGTFVAVGQGSEPQDAAIVHLTYKPKQIKKKIAVIGKGICFDTGGHNLKPARYMHGMHEDMNGSAVSLGILLAATLLKLPVQIDCWLAIAQNHIGPKAYKQNDVVKSLNGTSIEIIHTDAEGRMVLADTLTLASRLKPDMMIDFATLTGSMATALGDRYSGVISNRPELSCLAVGAGSESGERIAAFPFDQDYEEDLESGIADIKQCTLEGGADHIHAARFLNRFIENDVPWLHTDLSSSNRKGGLGAALSEVNGFGVGFGIQVLKKVLQK encoded by the coding sequence ATGACAATTCAAATTGTACAAAAAAGAAGTGAGGTGACAGAAAAAAACATCAAAGGGTCTCATTTTCTTTGTGTTTTAAGTGATGCGACATTAAAGACATTTCCTTTTATAAAAGAGCTTGATCGAAAACTAAAACGTACCCATAAAAAAATGGCGAGCCTCACTAAAGAACCCGTCACTATTGAGGTCCAGGATGGTCGCTTGTTGAGTTTTGTTGTCTTAGACAAAAAAAATAACACCTTTCAGCGTCACACTTTAATTCGAAAAGCACTCCAGCCCTTAATTGAAGAAAACCCTGAAACACTTGTTATTGGTATATTTGGCGACGAGCACTCCAAAGAAATTAATGCACGGGCTGCTATCTATGTAGCGCTTATGAATAGTCAAAAATTACCCACTCGAAAAAAAGAAAGCATTAAAAAAAACATCAAGTCTATTGAGTTATTTGGTATCGAAGTTAAAGATAAATTTAAAGATGAAATGGCTATAGTGACTGGCAATACGTTGACACGTGAATTGACGATGTTGCCACCTAACGACCTTACCCCCTCCATCTATCGCACAAAAATTAAGTCACTCGCGAAGTCGCATGGCTGGAAGATTGAAGAGTTTGATATGGCGAAACTAAAAAAGATGGGCGCAGGCACTTTTGTGGCAGTGGGGCAAGGTTCTGAGCCTCAAGATGCTGCAATTGTGCATCTCACTTATAAGCCCAAACAAATTAAGAAAAAAATTGCAGTCATTGGTAAAGGCATTTGTTTTGACACAGGTGGACATAATTTAAAGCCAGCGCGTTATATGCATGGCATGCATGAGGATATGAATGGCTCTGCAGTATCCCTTGGTATTTTATTGGCAGCTACCCTCTTAAAACTTCCAGTTCAAATTGATTGCTGGTTAGCCATTGCGCAAAATCATATTGGACCTAAAGCTTATAAACAAAATGATGTCGTGAAGTCTCTTAATGGTACGAGCATCGAAATTATTCATACCGATGCGGAAGGCCGCATGGTCTTAGCCGACACATTAACCCTAGCCTCCCGTTTGAAGCCTGACATGATGATCGATTTTGCAACACTCACAGGTAGTATGGCGACAGCATTAGGCGATCGTTACAGTGGTGTGATATCTAATCGACCTGAATTATCCTGCTTAGCAGTAGGAGCTGGAAGCGAATCAGGAGAGCGCATTGCAGCATTCCCATTTGATCAGGATTACGAAGAAGATCTTGAAAGTGGCATTGCAGACATTAAGCAGTGCACACTTGAAGGCGGTGCGGATCATATTCATGCCGCGCGCTTCTTAAATCGTTTTATTGAAAACGATGTGCCTTGGTTACATACCGATCTCTCCTCCAGCAATCGAAAGGGTGGTCTTGGGGCGGCGTTAAGTGAAGTGAATGGATTTGGTGTGGGTTTTGGTATTCAGGTTTTGAAAAAAGTTTTACAAAAGTAA